The following coding sequences are from one Gadus macrocephalus chromosome 3, ASM3116895v1 window:
- the ecpas gene encoding proteasome adapter and scaffold protein ECM29 → MAAQDELNQLERVFLRLGHAETDDQLQDIISKFLPPVLLKLSSVQEGVRKKVMELLVHLNKRIKSRPRIQLPVETLLVQYQDPAAASFVTNFTIIYIKMGYPRLEVDKQCELAPTLLTAMEGKPQPQQDSLMHLLIPTLYHMKYPGDASKKASPFILMERPKTVQLLLEFMLEVLLMPYGFVLNESPTRPSPPSPQGGAVAGAAPGQGLPQPPPGMSVYAAKRVIGEAQWSAEQLEQCKLGIVKFIEAEQVPEVETVVHLVVASSDTRHSVATAADLELKSKQSIVDWNNPLIINKMYKVYLGDIPLKTKGVAVKQELKHEPVSTRVKLKILPHLLRSRLAAECFPANIQVVYDGLFGASTNNKLLSLTLQFVHHICMVCPDSNKPLGLMLLNGLTKLINEYKEDPKLLCLAYSAVGKLSSRMPQLFTKDIALVQQFFESMCKEESDVRLAIQEALSMMVGAYTNLQGALLNLMEALVAAYIVKPEVQVRQVAMKFASTVFARDHVSSRYLLLLAAGDPREEVAGEAQRALKIVPNKKSEKEGSKPMPSFPDMVAYVQEKAAQRLKTPAKYIVGTATLPFNPSAFREIMLYLRMCLAYSAGTTPLSKNLVDMQDDAPAIGRYIHTLLTSDPQPLGSKGAESNPVHVYMDLLQQLLSAIGGIPVMYCLLEVVSVCPEKLAPIFVEKIDWIKSLMNTNKEDMRELAAQLYAVVVSTMSGGELNTAVHNLVKITKDHHSPETQHGAILALGYMVGRYMSKRKEYAIDDSPNKMETGVSKDDDDLVSLATKTIGCFLDNSSALLAVAACTALGEVGRNGSLLIPAEGEGFTKLSTVDNLLARIPSGKETLKMKERSIQTLGSLPVGDGDFPHQKKIIQGLMDSVEAKQVELQFTVGEAITSAAVGTSSGAARDPWTCPEDEYSPPNNVKSNDVVPWVLNAVLSRYIPSQNPHVRQAACIWLLSLVRKLGNHNEIKSHLKEIQTAFISILSDPDELSQDVASKGLGLVYEMGGEGDQQELVSTLVETLMTGKRVKHAVSEDTEVFQGEALGKAPDGQGLNTYKELCSLASDLNQPDLVYKFMNLANHHAMWNSRKGAAFGFNIIAAKAGEQLAPFLPQLVPRLYRYQFDPNMAIRQAMTSIWDALVTDKTLVDKYLKEILQDVISNLTNTTWRVRESSCLALNDLIRGRQADDIIDYLAEMWETLFRVLDDIKESVRKAADIALKTLSKVCARMCESTGTGAQRTVAVMLPTLLEKGIVSNVAEVRSLSIQTLVKISKTAGARLKPHAPRLIPALLEALSTLEPAVLNYLSLRATEQEKSAMDAARLSAAKSSPMMETINMCLQHLDVSVLGELVPRLCELLKSGVGLGTKGGCASVIVSLTVQCPQDLSPYSGKLMSALLSGIHDRSSVMQKAFAFALGHLVRTAKDSSVERLLLKLNTWYLEKEEPVYKSSCVLTLHAISHYSPDVLKGHAGLALPLAFLGMHQLPGPDEEQGESHDATLWSEVWQENVPGSFGGIRLYMTELITITQKALQSQSWKIKAQGAAAMATVAREQTGSLVAPHLGLVLTALLNGLAGRTWAGKEELLIAIGSVVSKCSGELQKPCAGQPTVPEVLELVLKECRKDSLVYKMAALRCAGDVLQSSQEDRFSEVAEILFPLIKKNSPQGVGALRSRDDDDDDDDAKDKERKTDALLCSYETLGKAWPKNQQTQARFQVDVCCLMCEKLKLSTWRVQLSVLQAMKAYFQGLMLLEKSHQDPTTLCLILTETCAALPHPLENKSYSSVRTEALSVVELLVKRTGGNEQWDCVPVKSREQLQRSLSTLQTDSRPDLRDKAQELRRHIQSQP, encoded by the exons ATGGCTGCTCAGGATGAACTCA ATCAGTTGGAACGAGTGTTCCTTCGCTTGGGCCATGCAGAAACAGACGACCAGCTACAGGACATTATATCCAAGTTCCTACCCCCAGTACTCCTTAAACTCTCCAGTGTCCAAGAGGGCGTACGGAAGAAG GTCATGGAGCTGCTGGTCCACCTGAACAAAAGGATCAAGAGCAGACCCAGAATCCAACTGCCAGTAGAAACCCTCCTCGTCCAGTACCAGGACCCCGCAGCTGCCTCCTTTGTTACg AATTTCACCATCATCTACATCAAGATGGGCTACCCCCGTCTAGAAGTGGACAAACAATGTGAGCTCGCCCCAACTCTGCTCACTGCCATGGAGGGTAAACCACAGCCGCAGCaggacag CTTGATGCACCTGCTGATCCCCACGCTGTACCACATGAAGTACCCGGGGGACGCCTCAAAGAAGGCCTCTCCCTTCATACTGATGGAGAGACCCAAGACAGTTCAGCTGCTGCTTGAGTTCATGCTGGAGGTCCTCCTAATGCcctatgg GTTTGTGCTGAACGAATCACCCACCcgacccagccccccctccccccagggagGTGCAGTGGCGGGGGCAGCCCCTGGCCAGGgtctcccccagcctcccccaggCATGAGCGTCTACGCTGCCAAGAGGGTGATCGGAGAGGCCCAGTGGAGTGCTGAGCAGCTGGAGCAG TGTAAGCTGGGCATCGTGAAGTTCATCGAGGCGGAGCAGGTGCCCGAGGTGGAGACGGTGGTGCACCTGGTGGTGGCCTCCAGCGACACCCGGCACAGTGTGGCCACCGCAGCCGACCTGGAGCTGAAGAGCAAACAGAG CATTGTTGACTGGAACAATCCTCTGATCATCAACAAGATGTACAAGGTCTACCTGGGTGACATTCCCCTCAAAACAAAG GGAGTGGCTGTAAAACAGGAGCTCAAGCACGAGCCAGTGAGCACCCGGGTGAAACTGAAGATCCTGCCTCACCTGCTGCGCTCCCGGCTAGCTGCGGAGTGCTTCCCTGCCAACATCCAG GTGGTGTATGATGGTCTGTTTGGAGCCAGCACCAACAACAAGCTACTGTCTCTGACCCTGCAGTTTGTCCATCACATCTGTATGGT GTGCCCTGACAGTAACAAACCTCTTGGGCTGATGCTGCTGAACGGCCTGACCAAGCTCATCAATGAATATAAGGAG GATCCTAAGCTACTTTGTCTTGCTTACTCTGCTGTCGGGAAACTCTCCAG CCGCATGCCCCAACTCTTCACTAAGGATATTGCATTGGTGCAGCAGTTCTTTGAATCAATGTGCAAG GAGGAGTCCGATGTCCGCCTGGCCATCCAGGAGGCCCTCTCCATGATGGTGGGGGCGTACACCAACCTACAGGGGGCCTTGCTCAACCTCATGGAGGCCCTGGTGGCAGCCTACATCGTCAAG CCGGAGGTGCAGGTGCGCCAGGTGGCCATGAAGTTTGCCAGCACGGTGTTTGCCAGGGACCACGTGTCCTCCAGatacctgctgctgctggcggccGGAGACCC GAGGGAGGAAGTGGCTGGGGAAGCTCAGAGGGCACTGAAGATTGTTCCCAACAAGAAATCAGAGAAGGAGGGCTCCAAACCCATGCCTTCCTTCCCAGACATGGTGGCCTATGTCCAGGAGAAG GCCGCACAGAGGTTGAAGACTCCCGCCAAGTACATTGTAGGAACCGCTACTCTTCCTTTTAACCCGTCTGCATTTCGAGAG ATCATGCTCTACCTGAGGATGTGTCTGGCCTACAgcgccggcaccacgccgctttcCAAGAACCTGGTTGACATGCAGGACGACGCGCCCGCCATCGGCCGCTACATCCACAccctgctgacctctgacccccagccCCTAGGGTCGAAGGGTGCGGAGAGCAACcctgtgcatgtttacatggacctgctgcagcagctcctgTCGGCCATCGGAG GGATTCCAGTTATGTACTGTCTTCTGGAAGTGGTCTCTGTGTGTCCAGAAAAGCTGGCGCCAATATTTGTTGAGAAAATTGACTGGATTAAA AGTCTGATGAACACCAACAAGGAGGACATGAGGGAGCTAGCAGCCCAGCTCTATGCCGTGGTGGTCTCCACCATGTCTGGCGGTGAGCTGAACACCGCTGTTCACAACCTGGTCAAGATCACCAAAGACCACCAC AGCCCCGAAACCCAACACGGCGCCATTTTGGCTCTGGGCTACATGGTGGGCAGGTACATGAGCAAGAGGAAGGAGTACGCCATTGACGATTCTCCCAATAAGATGGAGACCGGCGTGTCCAAGGACGATGATGACCTTGTTTCCTTGGCAACCAAGACCATTG GTTGCTTCCTGGACAACAGCAGTGCATTACTGGCCGTGGCAGCCTGCACTGCCTTGGGGGAGGTTGGCCGCAACGGGTCCTTGTTGATCCCTGCGGAGGGAGAAGGCTTCACCAAACTGTCCACCGTGGACAACCTGCTGGCCCGGATCCCCTCCGGCAAGGAGACCCTCAAG ATGAAGGAGAGGTCCATCCAGACATTGGGCTCTCTCCCTGTGGGCGATGGAGACTTCCCCCACCAGAAGAAGATCATCCAGGGACTCATGGACTCTGTGGAG gCCAAGCAAGTGGAGCTCCAGTTCACGGTAGGCGAGGCCATCACAAGCGCTGCCGTGGGAACCAGTTCCGGCGCGGCCAGAGACCCGTGGACCTGCCCTGAGGACGAATACAGCCCACCCAACA ATGTGAAGAGCAACGATGTGGTCCCCTGGGTCCTGAACGCGGTGCTGTCGAGGTACATCCCCAGCCAGAATCCCCATGTCCGGCAGGCCGCCTGCATCTGGCTGCTCTCTCTGGTCCGCAAACTGGGAAACCACAATGAAATCAAG TCCCACCTGAAGGAGATTCAGACGGCTTTCATCTCCATTCTCTCCGACCCCGACG AGTTGAGTCAGGACGTGGCGTCTAAAGGCCTGGGCCTGGTCTACGAGATGGGAGGGGAAGGCGACCAGCAGGAGCTTGTGTCCACGCTGGTGGAGACCCTGATGACCGGCAAGCG AGTGAAGCACGCGGTCTCTGAAGACACAGAGGTGTTCCAGGGCGAGGCTTTGGGAAAAGCACCCGACGG TCAAGGGCTGAATACCTACAAGGAGCTGTGCTCACTGGCCAGCGACCTGAACCAACCAGATCTGGTCTACAAGTTCATGAACCTGGCCAATCACCATGCCATGTGGAACTCCCGCAAG GGGGCAGCCTTTGGCTTCAACATCATAGCGGCGAAGGCCGGGGAGCAGCTGGCCCCCTTCCTGCCCCAGCTGGTGCCTCGTCTCTACCGCTACCAGTTTGACCCCAACATGGCCATCCGCCAGGCCATGACCAGCATCTGGGACGCCCTGGTCACCGACAAGACCCTG GTTGATAAGTATCTCAAGGAGATCCTTCAGGATGTCATCTCCAACCTGACCAATACCACATGGAGAGTTCGGGAGTCCAg CTGCCTGGCCTTGAACGACCTCATCCGCGGCCGGCAGGCGGATGACATCATCGACTACTTGGCGGAGATGTGGGAGACCCTGTTCAGAGTTCTGGATGACATCAAG GAGTCTGTTCGTAAGGCAGCCGACATTGCCCTGAAAACGCTCAGCAAG GTGTGCGCCCGTATGTGTGAGTCCACGGGCACGGGGGCCCAGAGGACGGTGGCCGTGATGCTGCCCACCCTGCTGGAGAAGGGCATCGTCAGCAACGTGGCGGAGGTCCGCTCCCTCAG CATCCAGACCCTGGTGAAGATCAGCAAGACGGCGGGCGCCCGGCTGAAGCCCCACGCCCCGCGCCTCATCCCGGCACTGCTGGAGGCCCTCAGCACCTTGGAGCCCGCCGTCCTCAACTACCTCAGCCTCCGCGCCACCGAGCAGGAGAAG AGTGCCATGGATGCGGCCCGGCTCAGCGCTGCCAAGTCCTCTCCTATGATGGAAACCATTAACATG TGTCTGCAGCACCTGGACGTCTCTGTGCTGGGAGAGCTGGTGCCCAGGCTCTGTGAGCTGCTCAAGAGTGGAGTGGGACTGGGCACCAAG GGCGGCTGTGCTAGTGTCATCGTCTCTCTCACCGTTCAGTGTCCCCAGGACCTCAGTCCGTACTCAG GGAAACTGATGAGTGCCCTGCTGAGCGGCATCCACGACCGCAGCAGCGTGATGCAGAAAGCGTTCGCCTTCGCCCTGGGTCACCTGGTCCGG ACGGCCAAGGACAGCAGTGTGGAGAGGCTGCTGCTGAAGCTCAACACCTGGTacctggagaaggagg AGCCGGTGTACAAGTCGTCGTGCGTGCTGACGCTGCACGCCATCAGCCACTACAGCCCTGACGTGCTGAAGGGCCATGCGGGGTTGGCCCTGCCGCTGGCCTTCCTGGGCATGCACCAGCTGCCCGGCCCGGACGAGGAGCAGGGCGAGAGCCACGACGCCACGCTGTGGTCCGAGGTGTGGCAGGAGAACGTGCCAG GAAGCTTCGGAGGCATCCGGCTCTACATGACGGAGCTGATCACCATCACCCAGAAGGCCCTGCAGTCCCAGTCCTGGAAGATCAAGGCTCAGGGGGCGGCTGCCATGGCGACGGTCGCCAGGGAGCAGACCGGCTCGCTAGTGGCGCCGCACCTCGGCCTGGTGTTGACGGCCTTGTTGAACGGCCTGGCCGGGCGCACCTGGGCGGGCAAG GAGGAGCTGCTCATAGCCATTGGTTCAGTGGTGTCTAAATGCAG CGGCGAGCTGCAGAAGCCGTGCGCGGGCCAGCCCACCGTCCCGGAGGTGCTGGAGCTGGTGCTGAAGGAGTGCCGCAAGGACAGCCTGGTGTACAAGATGGCCGCGCTGCGCTGTGCCGGGGACGTGCTCCAGAGCAGCCAGGAGGACCGTTTCAGTGAGGTGGCCGAGATCCTTTTCCCCCTCATCAAGAAG AACTCCCCCCAGGGTGTGGGGGCCCTGCGGTCccgggacgacgacgacgatgacgacgacgcTAAAGACAAGGAGCGGAAGACAGACGCCCTCCTCTGCTCGTACGAGACACTCGGCAAAGCCTGGCCCAAGAACCAACAGACCCAAG CTCGTTTCCAGGTGGACGTGTGCTGTCTGATGTGTGAGAAGCTCAAGCTGAGCACATGGAGAGTGCAGCTAAGTGTTCTGCAGGCCATGAAGGCCTACTTCCAGGG GTTGATGCTACTGGAGAAGAGCCACCAGGACCCCACCACCCTGTGCCTGATCCTCACAGAGACCTGCGCTGCCCTTCCACACCCTCTAG AGAACAAGAGCTACTCGTCTGTCAGGACCGAGGCGCTGTCTGTGGTGGAGCTGCTGGTCAAAAGGACCGGAGGCAA CGAGCAGTGGGACTGCGTGCCGGTGAAGAGCAGGGAGCAGCTCCAGCGCTCCCTCTCCACGCTGCAGACGGACAGCCGGCCCGACCTGAGGGACAAGGCCCAGGAGCTGCGCAGGCACATCCAGAGCCAGCCCTGA